A portion of the Clostridium gelidum genome contains these proteins:
- a CDS encoding sugar kinase yields the protein MDVVTFGESMVVFKPNINGPLRHVHTFTKSLGGAESNVATAIVKLNHSVGWFSKVSDDEFGRFVIDSVRAEGVDTSRVIVDKERSTGLLFKEHYQRSNPNVYYYRKNSAASTLSVDDIDEEYIKQAKILHLTGITPALSESAREAVYKAIKIAKNNGVLVSFDPNIRLKLWTAKEAKKVLVDIANKADIVMPGLDEAELLLGLTNKDEVCDYFLGKEAKIVAVKLGAEGCYIKNKKEGVKVSGYDVSDLIQDTAGAGDGFAAGFLSGFLENLPLKEIGEYANGVGAMATLVQGDMEGYPYYDQLMEFIGKKQCIER from the coding sequence GTAACATTTGGAGAGTCAATGGTTGTTTTTAAGCCTAATATTAATGGGCCATTAAGGCATGTTCATACTTTTACTAAGTCTCTTGGTGGAGCTGAATCAAATGTTGCTACTGCAATAGTTAAACTTAATCACAGTGTTGGCTGGTTTTCAAAAGTATCAGATGATGAATTTGGAAGGTTTGTTATAGATTCTGTAAGAGCAGAAGGCGTAGATACATCAAGAGTAATAGTTGATAAAGAAAGAAGTACAGGCTTGCTTTTTAAAGAGCATTATCAAAGAAGCAATCCTAATGTATATTATTATAGAAAAAATTCAGCAGCTAGCACTCTTTCTGTAGATGATATTGATGAAGAATATATAAAACAAGCAAAAATACTTCATTTAACAGGAATAACACCAGCATTATCAGAAAGTGCTAGGGAAGCTGTATATAAAGCTATTAAAATTGCTAAAAATAATGGCGTTTTAGTATCTTTCGATCCAAATATTAGATTGAAATTATGGACTGCAAAAGAAGCTAAAAAAGTTTTAGTTGATATAGCAAACAAGGCAGATATAGTAATGCCAGGATTGGATGAAGCAGAACTTCTACTAGGATTAACTAATAAAGACGAGGTTTGTGACTATTTTTTAGGAAAAGAAGCAAAAATAGTAGCAGTTAAATTAGGTGCAGAAGGCTGCTATATTAAAAACAAAAAAGAAGGAGTCAAAGTTTCGGGATATGATGTTTCAGATTTGATTCAAGATACAGCTGGAGCAGGCGATGGCTTTGCAGCGGGATTCTTATCTGGATTTTTGGAAAATTTGCCATTAAAAGAAATTGGAGAATATGCAAATGGCGTTGGAGCCATGGCAACATTAGTTCAAGGTGATATGGAAGGATATCCATATTATGATCAATTAATGGAGTTTATAGGAAAGAAACAATGTATAGAAAGATAA
- a CDS encoding UxaA family hydrolase, which yields MKEILKINEKDNVIVALRDLSKNEVIEVDDKKIEIKEDIKRGHKIAIMIISVDENIIKYGYPIGHATKEIQDGAWVHTHNIKTNLDGIKDYTFNQKLSESSENDEKITFEGYERENGNIGIRNELWIVPTVGCVNGIGDRIIEKFKEEVKPVGLDGIEVFKHNYGCSQLGDDHVNTRTMLGNLVKHPNAGGVLVLGLGCENNTMEDFIKSLGEYDKKRIKFLVSQEVSNEVEEGAIILKELYDNMKGDTRVSIPLSKLKVGLKCGGSDGLSGITANPLVGSFSDFLVSQGGTTILTEVPEMFGAETILMNRAKDENTFDKTVHLINEFKEYFMAYDMPIYENPSPGNKAGGITTLEDKSLGCTQKSGNATVVDVLKYGETLKTNGLNLLSGPGNDLVAASALASAGCHIVLFTTGRGTPFGTFVPTIKISTNTALYNLKPHWMDFNAGCLVEDKTLEEVTEELLEFILKVSNGQLVNNEINKFKELAILKKGVTL from the coding sequence ATGAAAGAAATTTTAAAGATAAATGAAAAAGACAATGTTATAGTAGCGCTTAGAGATTTGTCTAAGAATGAAGTAATTGAAGTAGATGATAAAAAAATAGAAATAAAAGAAGATATAAAAAGAGGACATAAAATTGCTATAATGATCATATCAGTTGATGAAAATATAATTAAATATGGATATCCAATTGGGCATGCTACAAAAGAAATTCAAGATGGAGCTTGGGTTCATACTCATAATATTAAAACTAATTTAGATGGCATAAAAGATTATACATTTAATCAAAAATTATCAGAAAGTTCAGAAAATGATGAGAAGATTACATTTGAAGGTTATGAACGAGAAAATGGAAATATAGGTATAAGAAATGAACTATGGATAGTTCCAACAGTAGGTTGTGTTAATGGAATTGGAGATAGAATTATTGAGAAGTTTAAAGAAGAAGTTAAGCCAGTAGGTTTAGATGGGATTGAGGTATTTAAGCATAATTATGGTTGTTCACAGCTTGGAGACGATCACGTTAATACAAGGACAATGCTTGGAAATTTAGTAAAGCATCCTAATGCGGGAGGCGTATTAGTACTTGGACTTGGATGCGAAAATAATACAATGGAAGATTTTATAAAGTCATTAGGAGAATATGATAAAAAGAGAATTAAATTCTTAGTTTCACAAGAAGTTTCTAATGAAGTAGAAGAAGGCGCTATCATCTTAAAAGAGCTTTATGATAATATGAAAGGAGATACGCGAGTATCTATTCCTTTATCAAAATTAAAAGTTGGATTAAAATGCGGTGGATCTGATGGACTTTCAGGAATAACTGCAAATCCTCTGGTAGGTAGTTTTTCAGATTTTCTAGTATCTCAAGGGGGTACTACAATTCTTACAGAAGTACCAGAAATGTTTGGCGCAGAAACAATACTTATGAATAGAGCAAAAGATGAAAATACCTTTGATAAAACTGTACATTTAATTAATGAGTTTAAAGAATATTTTATGGCATATGATATGCCAATATATGAAAACCCATCACCGGGAAATAAGGCAGGAGGTATAACAACTCTTGAGGATAAGTCTTTAGGATGTACGCAAAAATCAGGAAATGCAACAGTTGTAGATGTACTTAAGTATGGGGAAACTCTAAAAACTAATGGGCTTAATTTATTAAGTGGACCTGGTAATGATCTAGTAGCAGCATCTGCCCTAGCGTCTGCTGGATGCCATATTGTATTGTTCACAACAGGTAGAGGAACTCCATTTGGTACTTTTGTTCCTACAATTAAGATATCAACAAATACAGCACTTTATAATTTAAAGCCTCATTGGATGGACTTTAATGCGGGATGCTTGGTTGAAGATAAAACTTTGGAAGAAGTAACAGAAGAATTGCTAGAATTTATACTTAAAGTTTCCAATGGACAGCTTGTAAACAATGAAATCAATAAATTTAAAGAACTTGCAATATTAAAAAAAGGTGTTACTTTATAA
- a CDS encoding DeoR/GlpR family DNA-binding transcription regulator: protein MFTEERFSIILQELKKKGIVSVTDLVKILDSSESTIRRDLNSLDKKGLLKKIHGGAISIDESSSKHDYRVDVRQSLNVDEKYETAKRAATLIEDGDVIYIDAGTTTEAIIEFIKAEDITVVTNGIVHAKKALEKGFRTFILGGEIKASTEAIIGSNTVEELKKYNFSKGFFGVNGVSNKNGYTTPDVNEAMVKAQAMKMCKQSFVLTDTSKLEKVSFATFGAITDATLITTKINGNDICYDTNVIEVIKND from the coding sequence ATGTTTACAGAAGAAAGATTTAGTATCATTCTTCAAGAATTGAAGAAAAAAGGAATAGTATCAGTTACTGACTTAGTTAAAATTTTAGATTCTTCAGAATCAACAATTAGAAGAGATTTAAATTCACTTGATAAGAAAGGCCTTTTAAAGAAAATTCATGGAGGTGCGATTTCAATTGACGAGAGTTCTTCTAAACATGACTATAGGGTTGATGTTAGACAATCTTTAAATGTAGATGAAAAGTATGAGACAGCAAAACGTGCAGCGACGTTGATTGAAGATGGAGATGTAATCTACATAGATGCTGGCACAACTACAGAAGCAATAATAGAGTTTATAAAAGCTGAAGATATAACAGTTGTAACAAATGGAATAGTTCATGCTAAAAAAGCTTTAGAAAAAGGTTTTAGAACATTTATCTTGGGTGGAGAAATTAAAGCTTCTACTGAAGCAATTATTGGAAGTAATACAGTTGAAGAACTTAAAAAATACAATTTTTCAAAAGGATTTTTTGGAGTTAATGGTGTAAGTAACAAAAATGGGTATACGACGCCAGATGTAAATGAAGCTATGGTTAAAGCTCAAGCAATGAAAATGTGCAAACAATCATTTGTCTTAACAGATACATCAAAATTAGAAAAAGTCAGTTTTGCAACTTTTGGAGCAATAACAGATGCAACGCTCATAACAACTAAAATAAATGGTAATGATATTTGTTATGATACTAATGTAATAGAGGTGATAAAAAATGATTAA
- the pfkB gene encoding 1-phosphofructokinase, which produces MINTITLNPSLDYIVKVDSFKVDSLNRIEEERIYAGGKGINVSIVLKNLGVENTALGYVAGFTGDEILRQIESHGVNCDFVKLEKGFSRINVKLKSDGETEINGSGPEITEENLKILYKKLSNLTKGDYLILSGSIPTSVPDDIYENIMNSLLGLGVEFIVDATKELLLKVLKYKPFLIKPNHHELAEMFNVELKDDEDIIKYGKKLQEMGAKNVLISMAGDGAILLPENGEAIKREVPKGILKNSVGAGDSMVAGFLCGYLKNKDIDEAFKMGIATGSASAFSEELATEDEVYKLLKEI; this is translated from the coding sequence ATGATTAATACAATAACTCTTAATCCGTCTTTAGATTATATTGTTAAAGTTGATTCTTTTAAAGTTGATTCTTTAAATAGAATTGAAGAAGAAAGAATTTACGCAGGCGGAAAAGGTATAAATGTATCCATAGTTCTTAAAAATTTAGGCGTAGAAAATACAGCTCTTGGATATGTTGCTGGATTTACTGGAGATGAAATATTAAGACAAATTGAAAGTCATGGAGTAAATTGTGACTTTGTAAAATTAGAAAAGGGATTTTCTAGAATAAACGTAAAGCTTAAAAGTGATGGGGAAACAGAAATTAATGGTTCTGGTCCTGAAATTACAGAAGAAAATCTAAAAATATTATATAAAAAACTTTCTAATTTAACTAAAGGTGATTATTTAATATTATCAGGAAGTATACCAACAAGTGTGCCAGATGATATATATGAAAATATTATGAATAGTTTATTAGGTTTAGGCGTTGAATTCATAGTTGACGCAACAAAAGAATTGTTACTTAAAGTGCTAAAATACAAACCATTTTTAATAAAACCAAATCATCATGAACTTGCAGAAATGTTTAATGTTGAATTAAAAGATGATGAAGACATAATTAAATATGGTAAAAAGCTTCAAGAAATGGGTGCAAAAAATGTTCTTATTTCAATGGCTGGTGATGGAGCTATTCTATTACCTGAAAACGGTGAAGCGATAAAAAGAGAAGTTCCAAAAGGAATTCTTAAAAATTCAGTTGGTGCTGGAGATTCAATGGTAGCAGGTTTCTTATGTGGATATCTTAAAAATAAAGATATAGATGAAGCATTTAAGATGGGTATTGCAACTGGTAGTGCTAGTGCATTTTCAGAGGAACTGGCAACTGAGGACGAAGTATATAAGTTATTAAAAGAAATATAA